In Vespa velutina chromosome 1, iVesVel2.1, whole genome shotgun sequence, the following proteins share a genomic window:
- the LOC124954736 gene encoding uncharacterized protein LOC124954736 isoform X10 produces MLVPPVAQGGTGDRPVGDAGGRAQQSSGPAGTATLWPLAPAQPNQVPNQQSQGIPPLAATPAPAHNQGVSRYGLYSLFPGGGGGSYVAATPATPGPPTPARAYHATTHKERTVSESVFSAAVGVGVGGYTWGAPTPPPGSPYSPVPVTQLELLAKNLASLAPPGQQALSLQGVGVNVGSLHHAQHTQHTQHTLNLAGLHHLHHEGLHQNTFSPQLSLVTGNAPTLTINSFSPNSTGNVVPTTGVLLQEYQSPTGSTATGCSIAVNGSSCPTSSTSSAMVVQGGNQVVQTAAKKREAFLSSQGQPVKLENKSTRQPCVCRNSNGKTKVVHSDAGCSRTLPVASSWNGQDANNGVNSNTNNNSLVKREPLASVPCQVAEVSTSLHATTTSVKIEPVPPKSENGIVVSNANAGGIPVGIAMARQRSQHQETSASMRNVSLSHHTSHHASYHHFQPDNLVPSLVWALSSGSSSTAMTVGGATLVHCGGGGGEERPAHLAIPSGALAPSLNAALGSSLGPNLGPSLGSGLNSTLNSSLNSTLGSTATAAATTAWPPTLWQYPASAAAAAAAAAAAAAAMPMEPVGFPQMGVGVQGGLQLVRDPSSGHLLLIHAAEQMQQAVVWPNYPNHNGGNVAPPSLLLPPPPPSLQLLSDIGGARLVLTESKRKQQSTLPIVKIEADCGTSPTTIITSTESTKALQSVTSVTGTLVPDAPLVTTLHYYPHAPALVQISQTEPTHCRSQATSPVSCLTPPPEVTTIHAIEPPQMTPMVGVQDASNQTEAPEAEQEQDMPMETQVKQEQNLSPCQLQCASTATNLTTTTTTTTTNLTNLTNFEIVAATPEKMCNVVRITTTTTTVNPTVCGIVGKVDKAENTIINMADCPKYSITRECRSVTSIDRTIERVVSRQDDLEQDEEEDSRHDRSTINDDDDCYDNGRSPICRDARTGPRIIEITEENCDSFHENLEFFGTRRDRSTDRLRDRRRSYAIDNTQEQHQNREEEKKIIVEEPMIDRIAEESRGTVIHQVIAKLSPETSCCESQRKEEMYPESKVIVDSTSNNGPQSMTTTTTTTTTSSQNIPDCESCGKNRDVRPQMVVQQNPEVKPQISVKSFDMPNIDCDDQELETVVIKQEADDGSFDEQNSKFENVSTIEKPKDSMKRHSVERSHPGIENVVEKLKKNAAAAMQESSCPLQKIDESKERNVDNSRSRRHSETMPRKLENGLKKHILRSCENEKLLNEKRENIERSEIEGSSEKDSSSLAYSREYLHNDNNNDSRSNNNNIKNINDKEYVIRKRLAVACESKVKDDVSEVNASPPKKSRLDRASNADDDTVFLSATIVDNQSTKLKLAISTKQKSNVDLSGLELLSNSIEQFEHLKPEAQNCSTPDLEKSPSRGKLISPQGESNNNNVDSPLGLLCALAEQRFMEEVGDKVPRKLNLESSEEISRAGRLLLNLGRTSLEKERKRLDKRKSTDGDDENYEKSKRLKADVVYETTDDGKNSSIRYYEKCGKSRRHGARFQEDMVFRVKEKPNRSIDLAEENGIDDEETSSLAERFVRERERVQKFDKENNDLDYDRKKETLERYDQQYDRFCGNDRCYRDVSKEDALTDSETENDKTVCSTTRLEEEVDVNTQKRQESIDERNRQVKLDAKANVGKKLHTEEDGDWPNMDAMELDMRVRLADIQRQYREKQKELSRLTPKKEDKRSPGRPRKKSHSSSSEHGTLSSPPILEPAVPCQKSPSHSPDGAPPPLTSAVLAMPRCNVNLVKLGEPRSHIKLLDSIPSIPIPVPPVASPITVLPTSKIQSEDDDKSTGRMEYDTSSPAPTVASSSSASKKRKVGRPRKLMCTSGNTRHFTETIVAKKPKSKSSLVGYLLSPKNRHLQTKYIAKSGYTPLPFKTGMLSLKASSKNHKSVKAKMKPAKQTPLHNKNVISSIIAEKAKLSHEVKLDKHSNKVRPKLKAEAKVKTWEDDESTVVENISSDTMSQEILEEKNVEQPEEEEREEEVEREMERNKHDKSKKKKQKSISSSPSRHKSSDRDKKESKRRKSSDCKDCKECAKVAKAERTESIINRCKLTSAHLAIDQLRVLTAMGGLFYAGRLSAVQAPDVYAITLDGERGNRPHIHSREEILRDAIVEVCPSSTKELPPGTRLCAYWSEQYRCLYPGTSVEPTEPDPELDEKFVSVEFDDGDSGRIALDDIRLLQPDYPVVEYDPNPLLSLGKRRRQTSVSIEDKRSSINTISGTTSNSLTSTVSSTTSSHISSFDGASIERHKTDDISAKALDDYRERKRLKKRRKDKLKRQHEAQEGKKKHKRHKGCEEHRKHKHRKHRKHKHKHSHHCNHSEGSHISSGESCCGQKSEDEPNKETPAKVEEEEEEEEDEEEEEEESEEMTVLEEEPEPVPEPIEVIVREEKIEKPKKSDKKGKVRERQESVESRSKMAAFLPARQLWGWAGRGYRRPGAKGRAKKQFFRAIQRGNETIQIGDSAVFLSTGRPDRPYIGRIESMWETSSSNMIVKVKWFYHPEETVGCPTNLKYPGALFESPHMDENDVQTISHKCEVLPLDEYTEKLGKEPHRYLTIYDNNDIYYLAGYYDPTTYLLSMQPGVV; encoded by the exons TTTCAGAGAGCGTATTCTCTGCTGCTGTTGGCGTTGGTGTTGGTGGATACACCTGGGGTGCTCCCACGCCACCCCCTGGATCACCCTACAGCCCTGTCCCTGTGACTCAGCTTGAACTACTCGCCAAGAATTTGGCGAGTTTGGCGCCTCCTGGTCAACAGGCGTTGAGCCTTCAGGGTGTCGGTGTTAATGTTGGCAGTCTTCATCATGCGCAGCATACTCAGCATACGCAGCACACCCTCAATCTTGCTGGACTTCATCATCTGCACCATG AAGGTCTACATCAGAACACTTTCTCGCCCCAACTCTCCCTGGTGACCGGTAACGCTCCGACATTGACGATCAATAGCTTTTCACCAAATTCGACGGGTAACGTCGTGCCGACGACGGGGGTGTTGCTCCAGGAGTATCAGTCACCGACAGGCTCGACAGCCACCGGTTGTTCCATCGCAGTGAACGGTTCCTCATGTCCAACGAGTTCGACGAGTAGCGCGATGGTCGTCCAGGGTGGCAACCAGGTTGTCCAGACTGCCGCGAAGAAACGAGAAGCCTTCCTCTCGAGTCAAGGTCAACCGGTGAAACTGGAGAACAAGTCGACGAGGCAGCCCTGCGTTTGCAGGAACAGCAACG GTAAAACGAAAGTGGTTCATTCGGATGCAGGCTGTAGCAGGACGTTGCCCGTCGCATCGTCCTGGAATGGACAGGATGCGAATAATGGCGTTAATTCTAATACGAACAATAATAGCCTCGTGAAGAGAGAACCTTTGGCCTCAGTGCCATGTCAGGTTGCAGAGGTTTCGACCTCTCTTCATGCCACCACTACCTCTGTTAAGATCGAGCCGGTTCCTCCGAAATCGGAAAATG GTATAGTGGTATCGAATGCGAACGCAGGTGGAATACCAGTTGGAATTGCAATGGCAAGACAGAGATCGCAACATCAGGAAACCTCGGCGTCCATGCGGAATGTCTCCCTCAGTCATCATACGTCGCATCATGCAAGTTATCATCACTTTCAACCTGACAATCTTG TCCCATCGCTAGTTTGGGCCCTGTCGTCAGGTTCATCGAGTACAGCCATGACGGTAGGCGGCGCTACTCTCGTCCACTGTGGCGGAGGTGGTGGGGAAGAACGTCCGGCCCACCTCGCCATTCCTTCGGGTGCTTTGGCGCCCTCGTTGAACGCGGCCCTCGGTTCGAGTCTCGGCCCGAATCTCGGCCCGAGTCTTGGCTCCGGCCTGAATTCCACCTTGAATTCCAGCTTGAATTCCACTCTCGGCAGTACCGCAACGGCCGCGGCCACTACCGCGTGGCCTCCCACGCTTTGGCAGTATCCGGCCTCGGCCGCGGCCGCTGCCGCCGCTGCTGCCGCCGCAGCTGCAG CGATGCCCATGGAACCCGTAGGGTTCCCACAGATGGGTGTCGGTGTGCAGGGAGGTTTGCAGTTGGTCAGAGATCCATCCAGCGGtcatcttcttttaattcacGCAGCCG AACAAATGCAGCAGGCTGTGGTCTGGCCGAATTATCCAAATCACAATGGCGGAAACGTAGCACCCCCGTCCCTTTTGTTACCGCCGCCACCACCGTCCCTTCAACTTTTAAGCGACATAGGCGGCGCTAGATTGGTCCTTAccgaaagcaaaagaaaacaacagaGCACTTTGCCAATCGTCAAGATCGAGGCGGATTGTGGTACGAGTCCGACAACCataataa CGTCGACGGAATCGACGAAGGCATTGCAGAGCGTGACATCGGTGACGGGCACTCTAGTGCCAGATGCACCGCTCGTAACGACTCTTCATTACTACCCACATGCACCGGCTTTGGTGCAGATTAGTCAAACGGAGCCCACGCATTGTAGGTCGCAG GCAACCTCGCCGGTATCCTGTCTGACACCACCACCAGAAGTGACGACGATCCATGCGATCGAGCCACCGCAAATGACACCGATGGTCGGCGTTCAGGATGCTTCAAATCAAACGGAAGCGCCAGAAGCCGAACAGGAACAGGATATGCCAATGGAGACTCAGGTGAAACAGGAGCAAAATCTTAGCCCGTGTCAGCTTCAATGTGCTAGTACCGCGACGAATcttacgacgactacgactactacAACGACGAATTTGACGAATCTAACGAATTTCGAGATCGTCGCGGCGACTCCAGAAAAGATGTGCAATGTCGTCAggataacaacgacaacgaccaCGGTCAATCCTACCGTATGCGGTATAGTTGGCAAGGTCGATAAAGCAGAGAATACGATCATCAACATGGCTGATTGTCCAAAATATTCTATCACAAGGGAATGCAGAAGCGTCACGTCGATCGATAGAACGATCGAACGTGTCGTAAGTCGTCAAGATGATTTGGAGCAGGACGAGGAAGAAGATTCGAGGCACGATCGTTCGACGatcaacgatgacgacgattgCTACGATAATGGCAGATCACCGATATGCAGAGACGCAAGAACTGGTCCTAGAATCATCGAAATCACCGAGGAAAACTGTGACAGTTTCCATGAGAATTTGGAGTTCTTTGGTACGCGACGGGATCGTTCAACCGATCGTCTTCGAGATCGTCGACGAAGTTATGCGATCGATAACACGCAAGAGCAACATCAAAACCgtgaggaggaaaagaagatcaTTGTAGAGGAG CCGATGATCGATCGTATCGCCGAAGAATCGAGAGGTACAGTAATACATCAAGTTATCGCCAAACTATCACCGGAAACGTCTTGTTGCGAGTCacaaaggaaagaggaaatgtACCCGGAATCAAAGGTGATCGTCGATTCGACGTCGAATAACGGGCCGCAatcaatgacgacgacgacaacgacgacgactacgtcGTCTCAGAATATACCCGATTGCGAGAGCTGCGGGAAAAATCGCGATGTCCGTCCTCAAATGGTTGTTCAACAAAATCCAGAAGTGAAGCCGCAAATCAGTGTGAAATCTTTCGATATGCCTAACATCGATTGCGACGATCAAGAATTGGAAACTGTGGTTATCAAGCAGGAAGCCGACGATGGTTCCTTCGACGaacaaaattcaaaatttgaGAATGTATCGACAATAGAGAAGCCAAAGGATTCAATGAAGAGACATTCGGTTGAACGATCTCATCCAGGTATCGAGAACGTTGTcgagaaattgaagaaaaatgcgGCCGCCGCTATGCAAGAATCTTCCTGTCCATTACAAAAGATCGATGAATCTAAAGAACGTAACGTTGATAATTCGCGTTCTAGAAGACACTCGGAAACGATGCCGAGAAAGTTGGAGAACGGTTTGAAGAAGCATATATTGAGATCctgtgaaaatgaaaaattgttgaacGAGAAACGTGAGAATATCGAACGATCCGAGATCGAAGGATCTTCGGAGAAAGATTCTAGCAGTTTAGCTTATTCGAGAGAATATTTacataacgacaataataacgacagtaggagtaacaataacaatatcaagAATATAAACGACAAGGAATACGTCATCAGGAAAAGGTTAGCAGTTGCCTGCGAGTCGAAGGTCAAGGACGATGTATCTGAGGTAAATGCGAGTCCACCGAAAAAAAGTCGTTTAGATAGAGCATCGAATGCCGATGACGACACGGTTTTCTTATCGGCCACCATTGTCGACAATCAAAGCACGAAATTGAAATTGGCCATTTCGACGAAGCAAAAATCGAACGTCGATCTCAGCGGCTTAGAATTGCTCTCGAATAGTATCGAACAGTTCGAGCATTTGAAACCGGAGGCACAGAATTGTTCGACTCCGGATCTCGAGAAATCGCCTAGCAGAGGGAAACTGATCTCTCCTCAGGGTGagagcaataataataacgtcgaTAGTCCCCTCGGTTTGCTGTGTGCTCTGGCTGAGCAGAGATTCATGGAAGAGGTTGGAGACAAAGTGCCGAGAAAGCTCAATCTCGAGAGTTCAGAAGAAATATCGAGAGCCGGTAGGCTGTTGTTAAATCTTGGAAGGACGAGTttggagaaggaaagaaagagattggataaaagaaaaagtacggATGGAGACGATGAGAATTATGAGAAATCGAAGAGACTTAAAGCCGATGTTGTATACGAGACAACAGACGATGGAAAGAATTCATCGATACGTTATTACGAGAAATGTGGTAAAAGTAGAAGACACGGAGCTAGATTTCAAGAAGACATGGTATtcagagtgaaagagaaaccAAACAGAAGTATAGATCTCGCTGAGGAAAATGGTATCGACGATGAGGAAACTTCTTCGTTGGCGGAAAGATTTGTACGAGAACGTGAACGCGTTCAAAAGTtcgataaggaaaataacgatttggattatgatagaaagaaggaaacattGGAACGTTACGATCAACAGTACGATCGATTTTGCGGAAATGATAGATGTTATCGTGATGTATCAAAGGAAGATGCCTTGACAGATTCCGAAACGGAAAACGACAAGACAGTTTGTTCTACTACGAGATTAGAGGAGGAAGTAGATGTAAATACgcaaaaaagacaagaatccATAGATGAGAGAAATAGGCAAGTAAAATTGGATGCAAAAGCGAATGTTGGTAAAAAGTTACATACGGAGGAAGATGGGGATTGGCCAAATATGGATGCAATGGAGTTGGATATGAGAGTGAGATTGGCGGATATTCAAAGACAATAcagagaaaagcaaaaggaacTATCGAGGTTGACGCCAAAGAAGGAGGACAAGAGAAGTCCAGGTAGACCGAGAAAGAAGAGCCATTCATCGAg ttCCGAACACGGtactctctcttctcctcccaTTTTGGAACCAGCAGTCCCTTGTCAAAAGTCTCCGTCTCATTCTCCTGACGGAGCTCCACCGCCATTAACGTCAGCAGTCTTGGCCATGCCAAGATGTAACGTGAATCTTGTGAAACTCGGTGAACCTCGAAGTCACATTAAACTTTTGGATAGTATACCGAGTATACCTATACCAGTACCACCGGTTGCTTCGCCTATCACGGTTTTACCAACGAGCAAGATACAATCAGAGGACGACGACAAGAGTACTGGAAGG atgGAATACGATACATCTTCGCCAGCACCAACCGTAGCAAGTTCTAGTTCAGCATCAAAGAAACGTAAAGTTGGCCGCCCCAGAAAACTTATGTGCACGTCAGGGAATACAAGACACTTTACAGAAACTATTGTTGCGAAAAAACCAAAAAGCAAAAGTTCCCTCGTGGGTTATTTGTTGTCGCCGAAAAACAGGCATCTTCAAACCAAG TACATCGCCAAGTCGGGTTATACTCCCCTACCCTTTAAAACCGGAATGTTGTCCTTAAAAGCTTCCTCCAAGAATCACAAATCAGTCAAGGCGAAGATGAAACCCGCGAAACAAACTCCGCTgcataataaaaatgtcatcAGTTCGATTATCGCGGAGAAGGCTAAACTAAGTCACGAAGTTAAGTTGGATAAACACAGTAATAAGGTAAGACCAAAACTGAAAGCCGAGGCAAAGGTAAAAACCTGGGAGGACGACGAGAGTACTGtcgttgaaaatatatcgTCGGATACCATGAGCCAGGAAATTCTTGAG gaaaaaaatgttgaacaaccagaggaggaagagagggaggaggaagtcgagagagagatggaaaggaATAAGCACGataaatcgaagaagaagaaacaaaagtcTATCTCGTCGTCCCCGAGTCGACATAAATCGAGCGATCGCGATAAGAAGGAATCTAAACGTCGAAAATCGTCCGATTGTAAAGATTGTAAGGAATGTGCGAAGGTTGCTAAAGCGGAAAGAACAGAAAGCATTATTAATAGATGTAAGCTAACGTCGGCTCACTTGGCCATTGATCAGTTAAGAGTTCTGACGGCTATGGGTGGTCTCTTTTATGCCGGAAGACTTAGCGCTGTTCAAGCTCCAGATGTTTACGCTATTACTCTTGATGGCGAACGAGGGAATAGACCTCATATTCATTCAAGGGAAGAGATTTTACGGGACGCg atcgTAGAGGTATGTCCAAGTTCAACGAAAGAATTACCACCCGGTACGAGACTTTGTGCTTATTGGAGCGAGCAATACAGATGTCTTTATCCAGGAACATCGGTCGAACCTACCGAACCAGATCCCGAACTCGATGAGAAATTTGTCAGTGTTGAATTCGATGATGGCGATAGCGGTAGAATAGCTTTGGATGACATCAGATTACTTCAGCCTGATTATCCTGTTGTTG AATACGATCCAAATCCTCTTTTATCTTTGGGCAAACGTCGTCGACAGACCTCGGTTTCgatagaagataaaagatcGTCCATAAATACTATATCTGGTACAACATCGAATAGTTTAACATCTACGGTTTCTTCCACAACTTCCTCTCACATTTCCTCTTTCGATGGAGCCTCGATAGAACGGCACAAAACGGATGATATCAGTGCAAAGGCATTGGATGATTATCGTGAACGTAAGCGTttgaagaagaggagaaaggataAATTGAAGAGACAGCACGAGGctcaagaaggaaagaagaaacataagAGGCACAAGGGTTGCGAAGAGCATAGAAAGCACAAGCATAGGAAACATAGAAAGCATAAGCATAAACATAGCCATCATTGCAATCATAGCGAAGGAAGTCATATAAG TAGCGGGGAAAGTTGTTGTGGTCAAAAAAGTGAAGATGAACCAAATAAAGAGACTCCGGCAAAGgttgaagaggaagaggaagaggaagaagacgaggaagaggaagaagaggaaagtgAAGAAATGACTGTTTTGGAAGAAGAACCTGAACCAGTTCCCGAACCAATTGAAGTTATAGTAAGGgaggaaaagatagaaaagccgaaaaaatctgataaaaaaggaaaagtacgAGAGAGACAGGAGTCGGTGGAAAGTCGAAGTAAAATGGCTGCATTCTTGCCTGCGAGACAATTATGGGGATGGGCTGGTAGGGGTTACAGGAGACCTGGTGCAAAAGGAAGAGctaagaaacaatttttccGAGCCATTCAAAGGGGAAACGAAACTATTCAGATAGGTGATAGTGCAGTTTTCCTTTCTACTGGTAGACCAGATAGACCATACATAGGACGTATAGAGTCTATGTGGGAAACATCAAGTTCTAATATGATAGTTAAAGTTAAGTGGTTCTATCATCCTGAAGAAACAGTAGGATGTCCAACCAATCTAAAGTATCCg ggTGCTCTATTCGAATCCCCTCATATGGATGAAAATGATGTACAAACTATTTCGCACAAATGCGAAGTATTACCGTTGGACGAATATACAGAAAAACTGGGAAAAGAACCTCATAGATATCTTACCATctatgataacaacgatatctACTATTTGGCCGGATATTACGATCCGACGACGTACCTTCTATCTATGCAACCTGGGGTTGTTTGA